Genomic DNA from Telopea speciosissima isolate NSW1024214 ecotype Mountain lineage chromosome 2, Tspe_v1, whole genome shotgun sequence:
GTGGAAATGCAAGGCCCCTTATGAGCACTTCAATGTCGTAACCAACACCAAGAACAGCTATGCTGCCGAGACCACAGCATATGTGGAGAAggggaggatgaagaagatgacagGCGTCAAGAGCAAGCAGCTGATGATATGGGTTCCTATTGTGGAGATGCACATTGAAGGCAAAAAGATCAACTTCAAGACACCCATGGGGGTCGGCAAGACTTTCCCTCTCACCTCTTTCATGAacgaagaggaaaagaaggagtaTCTCCAACAAAACCCTGCAGCAAATTAATCAGTACTAGTTACTAGAATTTGGTCAAGTCTAGCTATTACTCTCTATGTATGATCGATGCAATTTCCTTGAGTacttatttatttccttttgtttGCTTTCATAATCCTTTCATCAACAACTAACAATTAGTCTATTACTACTTGTTAAAAACTAGTGAACACAGAAAATAATAGGCACAGGCTTCTGGATTTCGTTTGTTTTATTTAGCTCTTTTGGGCTTCGGGTATTGATTTTACCTGCAAATTTTTCCCTTACACAGCTTTTACCtggaaacaaaataatagcTTTATAATTGGATTTTATATCTGTGATTTATTGagtttgtgtgtgtttgtgcCCTCTAACATAGTAATAATTGCAAGGTTTCACACCAGCAAATGCTCGTTCCACATGATATTCCTAGCGGCAGCTTAATTTGAAATAATGCCTTCAACTGTGCTTTAGCTGCACTTTCCCATTTAATCATACCCCATCTATGATctaacacacacacatacaccctttttttggggtaaatcaCACACCCATTTAGTCATACCCCATCTATGATCTAACACACACATACTCTGATGATCCTGATAGGAGGAGTGAATCAGGGTCAATGAAAAATTTCCCAAAGCTTAAGTTCAATGTGTAATTCTTTGTAAACTTGTTCAATTGTCCACAGAATCCTATAACCAGTCCACTTTCACTGATAGCACAATCACTATAATCACTCTTGAAACATTGAAAGGACCGACACTTTGAACACTGTAATCAAAACTCTTATCAGAACATGTGCAAATATCGACTGGCTGGAGTACTTCAATTTGGCCAGTCTACAGTTCGTGTGCGCCCTTGCCTCACAACAGATGAAATGGCTAGGCCTCGGAGGAAAGCACTCAAACTCACTAAAATACAATTAcataaaaaagtaaataaaggACAACATGTTGGAATTTTACTTTGAATAGAATTCTATAtttcctattatttttttgctaaagatcagcaggaatatattaaaaattaaaaaagaatacCAGGGAGAACGTGTCACATCCCCATCctagacaaggaatataatacaatacaaggggtgactaggacaacacatgtcatcccattaagttgccaggatcactgacacagtgtcccaacgcacagtcataactaatattaaagcaatataatatcagagtgcggaacgagaatattatattccaaaagatcagtagttttacagaagcgtataaaattaaatagttacaagatgttcaaaggctaaataataaatactgtaattaatacatttttCAAGATCAtataataactatcaacaagggtataatagtaaatgtttatacatgggctttaagccctaaaataaccAGAAAAGGAAGCAAGTCCCAGCCATCATTATGCCCTGTAGGCAACATCATTTCGAGGACATCGATCACAGTGCTCCTCCaccacctgcatcataatctaaaatgtgtgtacacgagggggttagctcgactgagccagtgaggggatggggatgcataagcacacaattcacatagttcAATGAtacatgcacatgttaattctattttttcacctatcacacaactaagtcaaaggtatacGCTACTATGACAACTCGGATAACATTGTGGGTCACTTCTatcatcaccacaatgaaacctcaattgtcacttgGGGGCCTACGCCAGACAAAACCACCAAAACTtcctagtggcagaccccttgataaccatcactaccatgactggctcgCTCTCACACCCCAAAATTTGGgctctggttatccaacacctaaaccttgttggcaagggtcatagcataagggtgccaagtcctagccgcagatatactatatgcaagtcttatcgtcccgagaggtattccgagcgcatcaacttttcatctgatTTAGCACacaggtaccagcacggcatgacgcatacagttcaatatgaaattcaatcaaagatattatatatataatctggGGCTCCGGCATCGGCATTCACtgacaccgtaacccgataagaaatggaaagcaaccacaacatcatcatatcaatcatttaataaagtatgcaaaatgcataaacatgcttaataaattatactaaTAGCATGATACATTAT
This window encodes:
- the LOC122652594 gene encoding uncharacterized protein LOC122652594, producing the protein MATDERAGAEIVCGKEACGRFSAELMKELGFPSGVLPTGELEECGRVRSTGFIWWKCKAPYEHFNVVTNTKNSYAAETTAYVEKGRMKKMTGVKSKQLMIWVPIVEMHIEGKKINFKTPMGVGKTFPLTSFMNEEEKKEYLQQNPAAN